Proteins encoded by one window of Leopardus geoffroyi isolate Oge1 chromosome X, O.geoffroyi_Oge1_pat1.0, whole genome shotgun sequence:
- the LOC123594945 gene encoding doublesex- and mab-3-related transcription factor C1-like has translation MDPNEMPAVPCCPSDSPTGLETRAPWGIELGPKRTVSCCARCYNHGLNDQTKDQEHSCPFQACECHKCAFFSDPCRVLPAESALKREQGACPKRHLTQGLITSGASPPKAHSHVQKLTIQGGVVSEHPRKSADWSGPKIFVSILDSSSLEDATHNFSFQEDPQDPCPVQHGPEASDQDSVSASSEWQRKLEAAEALLMLRNSSQASSGSISLLQPCVAAAPAGDEGLQPSSSSLQPRPASSISLPIGRLACISLLS, from the exons ATGGATCCCAATGAAATGCCTGCTGTGCCCTGCTGCCCCTCCGACTCCCCCACTGGCCTTGAGACCAGAGCCCCATGGGGGATCGAACTTGGCCCCAAAAGAACTGTAAGTTGCTGTGCCCGCTGCTACAACCATGGCCTCAATGACCAAACCAAGGACCAGGAGCACTCCTGCCCCTTCCAGGCTTGTGAATGTCACAAGTGTGCCTTCTTCTC GGATCCCTGCAGAGTCTTGCCTGCTGAGAGTGCCTTGAAGAGGGAGCAGGGGGCATGCCCAAAGAGGCACCTGACTCAAGGACTGATAACGAGTGGGGCCTCCCCTCCCAAAGCTCACAGCCATGTCCAGAAGTTGACCATTCAAGGAGGAGTCGTCA GCGAGCACCCAAGGAAGTCTGCTGATTGGTCAGGCCCCAAAATCTTTGTCTCTATCTTGGACTCCAGCAGCCTTGAAGATGCAACTCACAACTTCTCTTTCCAGGAAGACCCACAGGACCCCTGCCCTGTCCAGCAT GGTCCTGAGGCTTCTGACCAGGACTCAGTTTCTGCCTCCTCAGAGTGGCAGCGGAAGCTGGAAGCCGCTGAGGCTCTGCTGATGCTGAGAAACTCTTCTCAGGCATCTTCTGGCTCCATCTCCCTGCTCCAGCCCTGCGTGGCAGCAG CTCCTGCTGGAGATGAAGGACTCCAGCCTTCTAGCTCCTCTCTCCAACCCAGGCCAGCCAGCTCCATTTCTCTGCCTATTGGACGTCTGGCGTGCATCTCCCTCTTGAGCTAG